DNA sequence from the Tissierella sp. MB52-C2 genome:
TGCTTTTAACAACATCAAGTCCTACTCCTCTGCCAGAAACATCTGATATAGTTTCTGACGTACTGAAACCAGCTTCAAATAATAGGCTAATACTATCTTCCACTGATAAACTTTCAGCTTCTTTTTCATCTAAAATCCCTTTTTCAATAGCTTTATTCCTAATGACATTGTGATCTAAACCTTTACCATCATCTTCAACTTCGATTACAACATTGTTTCCATCGGGGTAAGATTTAAGAACAACAGTACCTTTTTCATCTTTTCCATTTTTTAATCTATCAGCAGGTAATTCAATTCCATGGTCAATAGAGTTTCTAATTAAATGAATCAAAGGATCTCCTATTTCATCTATTACAGTTCTATCAACCTCTGTCTCTTCTCCACTCATTTCCAATGCTATTTCTTTCCCAAGTTCTTTAGACAAATCTCTTACTAGTCTTGGGAATCTATTGAATACTCTTTCTATAGGAACCATTCTAACCTTCATCACGGCATCATGTAGACTAGTAGTTATTCTTTCTAGATATTCTATTGTTTCTGTTATATTCTCACCAGTGGTTTTTTCACTTAAGTCGTCCATTCTAGTTTTGATTATTATTAATTCACTGACTAAGTTCATTAGATTATCTAATCTTTCAATATCTACCCTGACAGTTTTGCCGACCTTTCCTTGATGTCCACTAGACTTTTCATTTTTATCATTCTTTTGAGGACTTGTATTAGTAGTCTTACTTTCATCTATAATGCTTCCTTCTTCGTAATCTACATTTTCAAAGTCTAATAAATCAATTTTTTCTATTTCTGATATTTGCTTTAATTCCTTCAATATATCTGATTTTTCATTAGAGCTTACCATAATAACAGAGAAATTAAATTCGAATTTTTCGTCTTCAATATCTTCTACAGAAGGATTAGAATAAATAATTTCACCAAATGTTTCTAAAGTATTGAATACTATGAAGGCTCTTGCTGATTTTAACATACAGGATTCACTTAAAGTAAAATCTATTGTATATATGGATAGCCCCTCGTCTTCTGCTTTCTTTACCGCCTCCATAATAAAGTCGTTGATTTTATCTTTTTCTTCAACCTCTAGTTCTGCACTTATATCAATATCCTTTTCTTTACTTAATATATTTCTTAATTTACTTATTAATGGTTCGTTCGTATCGCTATTTTCTACTCCCTCACTGATAATAGTGCTTACTGAAGAATCTAATGCGTCAAAACATTCAAATAGAATATCGATTATATCTTCTGAGAGTTTTATTTCGTTACTTCTTACTGCTTGTAAAACATTTTCCATCTCATGGGTTAGATTAGCCATATTATGAAATCCCATGGTACCAGACATTCCCTTTAATGTATGAGCAACTCTAAAGATTTCATTTATATTTTCTATATGTGAAAAATCTTTTTCTAACTCTAGTAAAACATCATTCATATTTTGCAAATGCTCTTTTGCTTCCTCTACAAATATATTTATATATTGACCGATATCTAAATCCATTTCTACACCTCCAATTTATTGACTATCTCTTTTCCTATTTGTTCCAAAGGCAAAATTTTATCTATAGAATTTGTAGCAATAGCTGATTTAGGCATACCAAAGACAACAGATGTGGACTCATCTTGAGCTACAGTGTAACTATTATTTTTTTTCATTTCAATTATGCCCTTTGTTCCATCAGAACCCATTCCTGTTAAAATAACTCCAACCTTTGAATAACCTTTTATTTTAGATACGGATTCCATCATTCTATCAACTGTAGGTCTTAATCCCATTACTTTAGATTCTTGATTTAACTTTATTACAAGATTATCTGCCATCTTTACAACTTCCATATGATAATCTCCTGGTGCAATATATCCATGTCCCCTTAAAAGTATATCACCATCTTCAGCCTCCTTGATTTTAATATTTGAAATAGAATTTAATCTTTCTGCTAAAGATTTAGTAAACTTAGGTGGCATATGTTGTACTATAACAATGCTAGCATTAATATCCTTAGGAAATTCTGGGAGTAAGGTCTGTAACGCTCGAGGTCCTCCCGTTGATGTTCCAATAGCTATAATATTGTCAAATTTTTTATCTACTAGGGTTTGTTTTTCAAATAGTGGCTTTGGAATATTTTTTTTCTTGGCGGATTGCCTAATATTAGGCTTTGCTTTCGCACCTGCTTTAATCTTTTCAATGATCTCATTTTTAATTTCATCTTGACTTAGACTAAATATATTAGTAGGCTTTGATAAAAAATCAATTGCTCCTTCGTCTAATGCTTTTAGTGTTAATTCTGCTCCTTCTACTGTTAAGGAGCTAATCATAATAACAGGTAAATCATATTTAGATATAATATGTTTTAATGTTGTTAACCCGTCCATTAACGGCATTTCAATATCTAATGTTACTATGTCAGGCTTCAGTGTTTCTATTTTTTCCAAAGCTTCTTTTCCATTTTTGGCAGTACCTACTACAGATATTTCATTATCTAGTATTAATACATCTGTTAATATTTTTCTAATTAAAGCAGAATCATCTACTACTAAAACTTTAATCATCTATATCAATCCTTTTAACCTTAAAATTCGCTGTTGCTCGAAAATATATTTAATAATTTCATCTCTCATTTCACTTTCAATCTCTAAAAATTTGATACCCATGCTATACTTGTAATTAAAACTATTCAATTCTTCCACCCGTATAACTCTAGCCTTTATCTTTATAGATTCTCCATTTACATTAAAGGAACATACTATTTCTTCTCCTTCTTTATGTTTGTAATTACAGTTAAGCTTCATTCCACCACCTGAAATATCTTTAGTTTCACAATGCTCATAAAATTTCTCAATATTATCACCTTGAGCTATTAAATGCTCTTTTTCTACTTTTAACCTCGTTAAAAGTCTATAGTGGTCCCTCAACTGAATCTTCTTTATTTCTGATATTCTTTCTATAGTCAAAGTATAAATAGATGAAAGATTTCTAGCTAATATTTTGGCTGTGAATAAATATTTTCCCTTATTTTCAACATTATAAGATATATATATTTTTTCATTTTTATGTAGCAAAACTAAATTACTTTGTTTAATTGGTCCGCTAATTATCATTTCATTTGATTCCAATATATCTAAAATTTGTGATGGATATGTAACACTTTTGTCGTTAGGTTTAATAATATCAATTTTTGAACCTATACTTAAATAATCAGCTCTAAAACTCACTTATTCACCTCTTCCCTCTAAAAATATCTACTATTTTTTTACTGAAGCTTTTTTTCGTATTTTCATCTTCCAAAGATTTGCTACCGAGAAAACTCATAGCAATTACATTTATTTTTCTCGAAATAGAATTATTAGGATTAGATATTGTAAAAGGTATCTGCTTTCTTACAGCATTATTAACTAATTCACTTCTCTCTATATACCCTAAATAATTAATATTTATCTGTAAGAATTTATTTGCAGCATTATAGAGTTTGTCAAATATTTCTTTTCCTTCATTTCTGCTGTTGACTAAATTACAAATTATATTTATAGGTCCTATAAATCCTGTATAAAATATGGATTTTATTAATGTATAAGAATCCATAAGGGATGTTGGGTCTGGGGTACAAATTATTATAGTTTCATCAGATGCCATTATAAAATCAGTTACAGCTTTTGAAATTCCGGCTCCTGTGTCTATTATAATATAATCTGCACAGGATTGTAACTTCTCCATTCCTTCCATTAACTTTGAAAAATTATCGTCCTTTAATAAACTTAACTCTTTTAAACCAGAACCTCCGGAAATAATCTTTACTCCTTCAGGGCCAGCAGCCATTATTTCAAATATATCTTTATTAGAAAATATTATATCCGATATGGTATAGTTAATATTAACTCCAGCCAGTATCTCAATATTACTTAATCCTATATCTGCATCAATTATGACTACCTCATAGCCCAATCTCTTTAAAGATATGGCAAAATTAATAGCAAAATTAGTCTTGCCTACTCCACCTTTACCACTAGATACAGAAATTACTTTAGCCCTATTCTTTACTACTGATATTTCCTCTTGGTTCATAGTCTTAGACTTCATAATATTTCTCAAGTTTTTTGCTTGATCATTCATTGTTATTCTCTCCAATAATCTTTTCAGCAATATGATCAACATCTACCATTTGAATGTCATCTGGTACATTTTGTCCTATTGTTAAATACGAAAGTTCCTTATTTGTAATATACCTGATATTTAAAATATTTCCGTAATTTTCGGCTTCGTCTACTTTAGTAATTATTAATCTATAATTATCTAAAAAACTATATTTTTCTATTAAGTTTTTTAATACCTTACAATCTATATTTGCATTAATCAGTAAAAAGATATCCTTAACATGGGTGGTATCTATAATCTGTTGTAATTCTTGTATTTGTTCAATATCGTTATGATTTCTTCCAGCAGTATCTATAAAAATAATATCTTTATCCTTAAATTTATGAAGTGCCTTTTCCATATCGACTTTATTATATGCAACTTCTAAAGGTAGTTGTAAAATATCACTATAAACTTTTAATTGTTCTACTGCAGCAATTCTATATGTATCAGATGTAATTAAACCTAGTTTATGTTTATCTTCAAGCACAAAGCTGGCTGCTACTTTAGCCAATGTAGTAGTCTTTCCCACACCTGTAGGACCTACAAAAAAAACAATCTTTTGTGAATCATCAATGGTAGTAGGTTTCGGGCTTCCTAAAATTTCAACTAAGTTAAACTTCAATAATTTCCTAATAGTATCTTTATCTTTTTCTTCTAAGTTAATTTGTTTTTGATTTTTTTCCAATATATCAGTAGCTATTTCAGAGTTTACTCCGTTTTTCACCATAATATCATAAAATTCCTTCAAAATAGGTGGAAGTCTATCTTTTTCTTCTCTCATTTGACTTATGGAAATGCTTGTCATCATATTCTTCAATTGGGTAAGCTCTCTATTTATATTACCTAGTTCCTTTTCATATGGATGAACAGTACTTTTACTTAATAAATTCTTTTCCTCAAAGCCCGCCGTAATTTCTATTAAAGGTTTTTTTAGAAAACCAAACAGACCTTTAGCCCTGATAGTTTTAGTACTTAATACTACTGCATCAGGGCCTAATTCCATTTTTAATTTTAGCATGGCTTCATGAGTTGTTTGACCTATATATTTTTTAATCTTCATTATATAACTACCACCCCAACTGATTGAACCTCTACTGAAGATTCAAGTTCATTATAAGATATTACAATTATATCACGAGTCATCTGCTCTGTTAGCTTTTTAAAATATAATCTAACAATTGGTGCTGTAAGTATTATAGGTTGTTCTCCTATTGATGTAAGTTTTTGAATAGCTTTAAATGTATTATTAAGTATTAGTTGTGCTTTATTAGGATCTATAGATAAGTATGAACCTGTTTCAGTTTTATTGATAGAATTCATCATCAATTCTTCTATTCCATTATCTAAAGTAATTACATTTAAACTATTATTTTCAACATATTTATTAGTAATATATCCTGACATTCTTTGTCTAACGTACTCTGTAAGTAAATCAGTATCACTTGTAATACTTCCATAATCCGCCAATGTTTCTAGTATACTAACCATATCTCTTATACTAATCTGCTCCCTAAGTAAATTAGATAAAACTTTTTGAACTTCTCCAAGAGACAGTACTTTTGGGATTACCTCTTCAACTACTGCAGGATATTCTTCCCTAACATTTTCAATTAATGTTTTTACATCTTGTCTGCCAATAAGCTCATAAGCTTTTTCTTTTATTACTTCAGTTAAATGAGTAGCTATTACAGAAGGTGGGTCTACCACAGTATATCCAAATATTTCAGCCTTTTCTCTTTCCTTTTCTGTAATCCATTTTGCTGGTAAGCCAAAAGCAGGCTCTGTAGTATCTATACCTTCAATATTTCCTTCTCCCATACCTGAGTCCATGGCTAAATAATGATCAAAATATACTTCACCTTTTGAAACTTTAACTCCTTTTACCTTTATTATATATTCATTGGGATTTAGTTGAATATTATCCCTTAATCTTACGATTGGAACTACTAGACCCAGTTCCATAGCAATTTGACGTCTGATCATTACTATCCTATCTAGTAAGTCTCCACCTTGATCTATATCAGCTAAAGGTATTAATCCATATCCAAATTCTAGTTCAATATCGTCTACCTTTAATAATCCTAATACATTTTCTGGCTTTCTTAATTCTTCTGCCTCCGTTGTAGATGCTATTTCCGGTTCCGCCATTTCTGGTTTAGCTGAAATGTTTGCTCTTAATCCAATGAACATAAAAATAGATCCTAATAAAATATTCGCAAATTTAGGTAGAGGTGTAAATAGACCTAATACCATCATTACTATACCTATGATAAATAATATCATTTTATTAGAGAATAACTGTTTAATTAAGTCTTGTCCTAGGTTGGCTTCAGATGCGGCTCTAGTAACTACTAGACCTGTAGCGGTAGAAATAAGTAATGCAGGAATCTGACCTACTAGTCCGTCTCCCACTGTTAATATAGTATATCGCTGTAACGCTTGTTGAAAAGGCATACCCTTTCCTACAATTCCAATAAGAAATCCTGCTCCAATATTAATTATTGTAATAATTATACCTGCAATAGCATCACCTTTTACGAATTTACTGGCTCCATCCATTGCACCATAAAAGTCAGCATATTTTTGTACATCTTTTCTTCTTTGTCTAGCTTCATCTTCCGTAATTAATCCAGCATTCAAATCAGCATCTATAGCCATTTGTTTACCTGGCATTGCATCTAAAGTAAATCTAGCAGCAACTTCAGATACTCTTTCAGCACCCTTCGTTATTACTAAAAAGTTTATAAGTACAATTATAAGGAATATTATAAAACCAACAACAGCATCATTTCCAATTACAAAATTTCCAAAGGCTTCTACTACTCCACCTGCATCTGCATCTTTAAGAATACCTCTTGTAGTTGAGACATTTAAACTCAACCTGAATAAGGTGGTTAATAGTAGCAGTGATGGAAATATAGTTATTTGTAGTGCATCCTCTGCATACATAGATAATAATAAAATCAATAAGGATAGTGAAATATTTAGACTTAATAAAAAGTCTAACATTCCCTTTGGTACAGGGATTATGATCATAAGAATTATCCCAATTATTGCTAAGGCTACAAATATATCTCCTCTCTTCATTTCCTATCCTCCTAAATCTCATCTTTTAAGCTATAAACATACGCCAATACTTCAGCAACCGCTTCATATAAATCTTCAGTAATTATATCACCAATATCTATTGAATCATAAATAGCTCGTGCCAAGGGTTTATTTTCTACTATTGGTATCATATTTTCCCTAGCTATTTTTTTAATATTTTCGGCTACTAGATCCACACCCTTCCCCAATATATAGGGAGCATAAAATTTATCTTTATCATATTTTATTGCCACTGCATAGTGAGTAGGGTTTGTAATTATTACATCTGCCTTAGGTATATCCTGCATCATTCGGCTCATAGCCATTCTTCTTTGTCTCTCTTTTATTTTCCCCTTAATAAAAGGATCTCCCTCAGTTTGTTTGTATTCTTCCTTTATTTCTTCTTTGCTCATCATAAGATTTTTTTCATGTTCACGCCATTGAAAAATATAGTCCATAATTGCCAAAACAAAAAGGACACTTAAAATTCTTACAATAAATCCATAAAGTAAGTCAGAAAAGTTTACCAATGCCTCTATGGGTTCTAGACTAGAAAGTTTTACTATTCTTGTTATTTGATTTTTTCCATAGTTTATAGTAACATATCCCACTAGTCCTAGCTTTAAGATTGATTTAACCAATTCCATTAAAGCACGTTTAGAAAATATTCTTTTAAAACCTTCTATAGGATTTAGTCTATCTAATTTTATCTTTAATGTTTTATTAGTAAATAAAAATCCTACTTGAAAGTAATTAATAATTAGGGAAGATAAAAAAGCAATTATTAAAATGGGAGAAGATATCGTTACGAAAACAATTAATATCTTTAAAAAGTTAATCATTAGATTATTATAATTTAAAAAAATATCTGTATTGTTTATTTCACTAAAAATATCAACCATAAATTTTTTTAGCTGCCCACTTATGAAACCTCCAAATATCTTTATCCCTATAAAGCAACTAAAAAGAATAACGACAGTATTGATCTCTTTACTTTGAAAAATTTGTCCTTCTTCTCTTGCATCTCTTCTCTTTTTTGGCGTAGGCTTTTCAGTTTTTTCAGAAAATAATTGTAAATTCAACTTTAATATCATAGTATCAACCTTAATCAAATCTTAATAAATTTATAAATATCATTAATAATTAAATCTAAAATGCTATTTACTGTAGTAAAAAAAATAGGCATACTAATTATAATAATTAATAGTCCGATTATTACTTTTAAAGGCATTCCTACAACAAATACATTCATCTGCGGTATAGTCTTAGATATTATTCCTAAAACTATATCTGTAATAAATATTATTGCCACTATTGGTGCACTTAGCTTAAAACCTATTTCAAAGGATTTAGCTAAAGAATTTATAAGTAGGTTTAATGTATCACCAGTATATTTAAAGCTTCCTATAGGTAAAAATTCATAACTATTAACTAGAGCTGATATGATTAAATGATGTCCATTAACACTCATTAGCAATAGGAATGAAAGTATATAGTAAAAATTGCCCATTAGCGGAACTTGCGTTTTATTTAGCGGATCTATTACATTTGCCATACCAAATCCAATTTTCATATCGATAATTTGACCCATTACATAAAAGGTTGAAAAAAATCCATAGGAGATAAAACCAATTATTATTCCTACCATGAGTTCCTTTAATATAATAAATAATAATACTTCATTAGCGAAATTAGAACTTGTAGGTAAATAAGATGTTATCAGTAAAGATATAAAAAAAGTCAAACCTACTTTCATTGTATTTGGTATGTTTTGAGAACTAAAAAAAGGTGAAAAAATAAAAATCCCTGATGTCCTAACCATAACGAATAAAAATAATTGATACTTACTAAGAAGTAAATCTAATATCATATCCATATTATTCACCTTTAATATATGTATAAGTTAATATTAGTAAGTAATTCCGATGTAAGCTGGACCATTAATTTAATTATCCAAGGTCCGAATAAAAGCAAAGATAAAAATACCGCAACAATTTTAGGTACAAAGGCAAGAGTAGCCTCTTGTATCTGAGTAACAGCCTGAATAATACTAACTATTAATCCCACAACTAAACTAATTATTAGCATAGGGGCTGAGGCAAAAAGTACTGTACGTATTGCATCTTGAGCTAATTTTAACATATCTACATTATTCATCCTATCACCCCTATTTAAATCCTAATACTAATGATTTTATTATTAAATTCCATCCATCTACTAATATAAATAATAATATTTTAAAAGGTAAAGATATTATTACTGGTGGTAACATCATCATTCCCATAGCCATCAATGTACTGGCAACTACCATATCTATGACTAAAAAAGGAATATATATTATAAATCCGATTTGAAATGCTGTTTTCAATTCAGAAATTATAAATGCAGGTATTAATACATGTGTTGGTATTTCATCTAAAGAACTTACCTTACTAATATTTTTCATATTTAGAAATAATCCTAAATCTTTATCTCTAGTTTGTTTAAACATAAAATCCCTAATAGGTTCCATTCCTCTTTCAATAGCAATATCCTGGCTAATCTCCTCTCTGATATATGGTTGTATAGCTTCACTATTAACCTCAGTAGCAATAGGTGCCATTATAAAGAAAGTTAAAAATAGTGCTAGTCCAACAATTGCCTGATTGGGAGGAGTTTGTTGAAGCCCCAATGCATTTCTAATAAAAGATAATACAATTAGAATTCTAGTAAAGCCAGTCATCATTATTAATAATGATGGTGCTAAAGTAAGAATCGTTAAAATAAAAAGCAATTGAAGTGAAAATACATAATTCTGTGGATTATTACTATTTTCTAGAGTAACGTCTTTTCCAAATAAGGATACAATAGGCTCAGCCCAAACAAAATTTGAAAATACAATCACTAAAATAAGTGATATTATGATTATCTTAATACTTTTCTTCATGATCCTTGCCTTCCTTATCCTTCTTGATATTTAATTTGCTAAGTAAACCTATTACAGTTTTATTTATCTTAGACTCATTACTTTGTTTTAAATATTTGCTTAAATAGTTATCAAACTCTTCATCCCGTATAGAAAAATTCTCTTCATCTATTATGTCTATAACAGTTGTGGCACTATTAGTTATAGACATAATATATACTTTATTGTTTATCTTAGTTATAATAATTTTAGAGCCACCTGGAATATTTATCATATCTATTATGGATATGTATTTACTTGTTCCAACACTTTTAAAATTTTTAGCAATAAGTTTTGTACCATATAAACTAAAAAATATAACTAAGGCAAAAATTATAATATAAAAGATCAACTGTAGAATTGTTTTAGCTAAACTAACGTCTTCATATCCTGAACCATATACAGGATATGAATATAAAAATATAAAGGTAAATATAAGGTATAAATTTCCCTTTGTTTTCATTATTTAGCTTAAAACTTTCTTTACTGCCTCAACAACTCTTTCAGGCTGGAACGGCTTAACAATGAAATCCTTCGCTCCAGCTTGGATTGCTTCTATTACCATGGCTTGTTGACCCATTGCAGAACACATTATTATTCTCGCATTACTATTTATCTTTTTAATTTCTTTTACTGCATTGATTCCATCCATTTCTGGCATAGTAATATCCATAATAACTAAATCAGGATCTAATTCCTTATATTTTTCTATTGCTTTTAATCCATTTTCTGCTTCTCCTAATATGGTAAAGCCATTTTTCGTCAAAATATCTTTTATCATCATTCTCATAAAAGATGCATCATCTACAACTAATATACCATTTGACATTTCAAAGACCTCCTATTTCGCCATTAAATTATTCTCTTGTTTGAACTTTCAATTTCTGTTACCCTTACACCAAAGTTATCGTCAATAACCACTACTTCTCCCTTTGCAATATATTTTCCGTTTGCATATATATTCAAAGGTTCACCAACTAGTTTATCTAGCTCCACAACAGTACCTTGTCCAAATTCTAAGATTTCGCTAATCCTTTTATGCGCTCTACCTAATTCTACTGTTATTTCTACAGGAATATCTCCTACTAAGTCAATTGAACCTTGATGAGTTGAACTGGAAGATATATCAAAACTTTGAAATTCTGGTTTCTTCACAATAACTTTTTCTTCACTTGCCTTGCCTATATTATTATAGTTCATATTCTCAGTTCTATCAATATTGTTTTCTTTATTATTAGATACGCTATAATTATTTTCATTTATGACTTCTTTTGGAGTTTCTGGTTCTTTTTCTATAATAGGTTGGATTTCTTCAACCATGGTTTCTTCAGCAATACTAGATGAACCTAATAAATTATCAACCAAAGTTTTACCAAATTCTAATGGAACTAATTGCATAATATTACTATCTATTAAATCTCCTATAACCATTTTAAAAGATATTTTAATTATTGGAGTAGATGTATTTAATAAGTCAATTTTATGTTTTCCTTCACTAAAAGTAATTTCTATAGACTTTGGAGGTTCTATGTCTATTTTTTTCATAAACATTTCAGATAATGATGTTGAGGCAGAGCCCATCATTTGATTCATAGCCTCACTAACAGCACTCAAATCTAAATCTGTTAACTCTCTTTCTGTATCAAAGTCTTCTTTACCCATCATAAGGTCTGTAATAATCTTAGTATCATCTGTATTTAAAATTAAAATATTTGATCCTTCCAAACCTGCTTTATAGCTAACATCTATGGCTACAAAAGGTAATTTATAGTCATCTGCTAATTCATCTGCAGTTGTTATAGTTACCCTAGGGGTAGTAATATTCACCTTTTTATTTAACAATGTAGATAAAGTCGTAGCAGCAGTGCCCATACTTATATTTCCTATTTCTCCTAGGGCATCCATTTCCATTTCTGATAAAAATTCTTCATGATCTTC
Encoded proteins:
- a CDS encoding MinD/ParA family protein, whose product is MNDQAKNLRNIMKSKTMNQEEISVVKNRAKVISVSSGKGGVGKTNFAINFAISLKRLGYEVVIIDADIGLSNIEILAGVNINYTISDIIFSNKDIFEIMAAGPEGVKIISGGSGLKELSLLKDDNFSKLMEGMEKLQSCADYIIIDTGAGISKAVTDFIMASDETIIICTPDPTSLMDSYTLIKSIFYTGFIGPINIICNLVNSRNEGKEIFDKLYNAANKFLQININYLGYIERSELVNNAVRKQIPFTISNPNNSISRKINVIAMSFLGSKSLEDENTKKSFSKKIVDIFRGKR
- a CDS encoding chemotaxis response regulator protein-glutamate methylesterase is translated as MIKVLVVDDSALIRKILTDVLILDNEISVVGTAKNGKEALEKIETLKPDIVTLDIEMPLMDGLTTLKHIISKYDLPVIMISSLTVEGAELTLKALDEGAIDFLSKPTNIFSLSQDEIKNEIIEKIKAGAKAKPNIRQSAKKKNIPKPLFEKQTLVDKKFDNIIAIGTSTGGPRALQTLLPEFPKDINASIVIVQHMPPKFTKSLAERLNSISNIKIKEAEDGDILLRGHGYIAPGDYHMEVVKMADNLVIKLNQESKVMGLRPTVDRMMESVSKIKGYSKVGVILTGMGSDGTKGIIEMKKNNSYTVAQDESTSVVFGMPKSAIATNSIDKILPLEQIGKEIVNKLEV
- the flhB gene encoding flagellar biosynthesis protein FlhB; the protein is MILKLNLQLFSEKTEKPTPKKRRDAREEGQIFQSKEINTVVILFSCFIGIKIFGGFISGQLKKFMVDIFSEINNTDIFLNYNNLMINFLKILIVFVTISSPILIIAFLSSLIINYFQVGFLFTNKTLKIKLDRLNPIEGFKRIFSKRALMELVKSILKLGLVGYVTINYGKNQITRIVKLSSLEPIEALVNFSDLLYGFIVRILSVLFVLAIMDYIFQWREHEKNLMMSKEEIKEEYKQTEGDPFIKGKIKERQRRMAMSRMMQDIPKADVIITNPTHYAVAIKYDKDKFYAPYILGKGVDLVAENIKKIARENMIPIVENKPLARAIYDSIDIGDIITEDLYEAVAEVLAYVYSLKDEI
- the fliR gene encoding flagellar biosynthetic protein FliR: MDMILDLLLSKYQLFLFVMVRTSGIFIFSPFFSSQNIPNTMKVGLTFFISLLITSYLPTSSNFANEVLLFIILKELMVGIIIGFISYGFFSTFYVMGQIIDMKIGFGMANVIDPLNKTQVPLMGNFYYILSFLLLMSVNGHHLIISALVNSYEFLPIGSFKYTGDTLNLLINSLAKSFEIGFKLSAPIVAIIFITDIVLGIISKTIPQMNVFVVGMPLKVIIGLLIIIISMPIFFTTVNSILDLIINDIYKFIKI
- the flhA gene encoding flagellar biosynthesis protein FlhA; amino-acid sequence: MKRGDIFVALAIIGIILMIIIPVPKGMLDFLLSLNISLSLLILLLSMYAEDALQITIFPSLLLLTTLFRLSLNVSTTRGILKDADAGGVVEAFGNFVIGNDAVVGFIIFLIIVLINFLVITKGAERVSEVAARFTLDAMPGKQMAIDADLNAGLITEDEARQRRKDVQKYADFYGAMDGASKFVKGDAIAGIIITIINIGAGFLIGIVGKGMPFQQALQRYTILTVGDGLVGQIPALLISTATGLVVTRAASEANLGQDLIKQLFSNKMILFIIGIVMMVLGLFTPLPKFANILLGSIFMFIGLRANISAKPEMAEPEIASTTEAEELRKPENVLGLLKVDDIELEFGYGLIPLADIDQGGDLLDRIVMIRRQIAMELGLVVPIVRLRDNIQLNPNEYIIKVKGVKVSKGEVYFDHYLAMDSGMGEGNIEGIDTTEPAFGLPAKWITEKEREKAEIFGYTVVDPPSVIATHLTEVIKEKAYELIGRQDVKTLIENVREEYPAVVEEVIPKVLSLGEVQKVLSNLLREQISIRDMVSILETLADYGSITSDTDLLTEYVRQRMSGYITNKYVENNSLNVITLDNGIEELMMNSINKTETGSYLSIDPNKAQLILNNTFKAIQKLTSIGEQPIILTAPIVRLYFKKLTEQMTRDIIVISYNELESSVEVQSVGVVVI
- a CDS encoding chemotaxis protein CheA, encoding MDLDIGQYINIFVEEAKEHLQNMNDVLLELEKDFSHIENINEIFRVAHTLKGMSGTMGFHNMANLTHEMENVLQAVRSNEIKLSEDIIDILFECFDALDSSVSTIISEGVENSDTNEPLISKLRNILSKEKDIDISAELEVEEKDKINDFIMEAVKKAEDEGLSIYTIDFTLSESCMLKSARAFIVFNTLETFGEIIYSNPSVEDIEDEKFEFNFSVIMVSSNEKSDILKELKQISEIEKIDLLDFENVDYEEGSIIDESKTTNTSPQKNDKNEKSSGHQGKVGKTVRVDIERLDNLMNLVSELIIIKTRMDDLSEKTTGENITETIEYLERITTSLHDAVMKVRMVPIERVFNRFPRLVRDLSKELGKEIALEMSGEETEVDRTVIDEIGDPLIHLIRNSIDHGIELPADRLKNGKDEKGTVVLKSYPDGNNVVIEVEDDGKGLDHNVIRNKAIEKGILDEKEAESLSVEDSISLLFEAGFSTSETISDVSGRGVGLDVVKSKIEAINGNIEVVSSKGKGTKFIIRIPLTLAIIQALLIKLSHEIYAIPLSSITEIINISQSQIRDVQGQEVVLYRGMTLPIIRLKNVLDISDDDEKEDLIVVVVKKGDKQAGLIVDNLIGQQEIVIKSLGKYLSGVKYLSGATILGNGNISLILDVNSLI
- the fliQ gene encoding flagellar biosynthesis protein FliQ; the protein is MNNVDMLKLAQDAIRTVLFASAPMLIISLVVGLIVSIIQAVTQIQEATLAFVPKIVAVFLSLLLFGPWIIKLMVQLTSELLTNINLYIY
- the flhF gene encoding flagellar biosynthesis protein FlhF codes for the protein MKIKKYIGQTTHEAMLKLKMELGPDAVVLSTKTIRAKGLFGFLKKPLIEITAGFEEKNLLSKSTVHPYEKELGNINRELTQLKNMMTSISISQMREEKDRLPPILKEFYDIMVKNGVNSEIATDILEKNQKQINLEEKDKDTIRKLLKFNLVEILGSPKPTTIDDSQKIVFFVGPTGVGKTTTLAKVAASFVLEDKHKLGLITSDTYRIAAVEQLKVYSDILQLPLEVAYNKVDMEKALHKFKDKDIIFIDTAGRNHNDIEQIQELQQIIDTTHVKDIFLLINANIDCKVLKNLIEKYSFLDNYRLIITKVDEAENYGNILNIRYITNKELSYLTIGQNVPDDIQMVDVDHIAEKIIGENNNE
- a CDS encoding flagellar brake protein, which produces MSFRADYLSIGSKIDIIKPNDKSVTYPSQILDILESNEMIISGPIKQSNLVLLHKNEKIYISYNVENKGKYLFTAKILARNLSSIYTLTIERISEIKKIQLRDHYRLLTRLKVEKEHLIAQGDNIEKFYEHCETKDISGGGMKLNCNYKHKEGEEIVCSFNVNGESIKIKARVIRVEELNSFNYKYSMGIKFLEIESEMRDEIIKYIFEQQRILRLKGLI